One Phragmites australis chromosome 23, lpPhrAust1.1, whole genome shotgun sequence DNA window includes the following coding sequences:
- the LOC133906286 gene encoding serine/threonine-protein kinase STY13-like: MASSTGGASAAAKNEAYVRADKIDLESLDIQLEKQLAKTWEKHKGKYQGPREDWEIDLAKLEIRYVIAQGTYGTVYRGTYDGQEVAVKLLDWGEDGLATESETANVRASFKQEVAVWHELSHPNVTKFVGASMGTTDLKIPADSSNSGARAELPPRACCVVVEYLAGGTLKQYLIKNRRRKLAYKVVVQIALDLARGLSYLHSRKIVHRDVKTENMLLDTQRNLKIADFGVARVEAQNPKDMTGATGTLGYMAPEVLEGKPYNRKCDVYSFGICLWEIYCCDMPYPDLSFADVSSAVVHQNLRPDIPRCCPSAMANIMRKCWDANPDKRPDMDEVVRLLEALDTSKGGGMIPEGQAGGCLCFFRARGP; encoded by the exons ATGGCATCGAGCACCGGTggcgcgtcggcggcggcgaagaACGAGGCGTACGTGCGGGCCGACAAGATCGACCTCGAGAGCCTGGACATCCAGCTGGAGAAGCAGCTGGCCAAGACCTGGGAGAAGCACAAGGGCAAGTACCAGGGGCCCAGGGAGGACTGGGAGATCGACCTCGCCAAGCTCGAGATTCGGTACGTCATCGCGCAGGGCACGTATGGCACCGTGTATCGCGGCACGTATGATGGACAGGAAGTCGCAG TAAAACTGTTGGATTGGGGAGAAGATGGCTTAGCAACGGAAAGTGAAACTGCTAATGTGCGAGCATCATTTAAGCAGGAGGTAGCTGTTTGGCATGAACTGAGCCATCCAAATGTTACCAAG TTTGTTGGTGCATCAATGGGTACCACGGACCTTAAGATTCCAGCCGATAGTTCCAACAGTGGTGCGCGGGCTGAGCTGCCGCCAAGAGCATGCTGTGTTGTGGTAGAATATCTTGCTGGAGGAACGCTAAAACAATATCTAATAAAGAACAGGCGAAGGAAGCTTGCATACAAAGTTGTGGTTCAGATAGCATTGGATCTGGCCAGAGG ACTGAGCTATCTACACTCGAGAAAGATAGTGCATCGGGATGTCAAAACTGAAAATATGCTACTTGATACACAACGGAACCTTAAGATTGCTGATTTTGGTGTTGCTCGTGTTGAGGCTCAGAATCCAAAGGATATGACAGGTGCGACAGGCACACTCGGTTACATGGCCCCAGAG GTCCTTGAAGGCAAGCCATACAATAGGAAGTGTGATGTCTACAGTTTTGGCATATGCTTATGGGAAATATACTGTTGTGACATGCCATATCCAGACCTTAGTTTTGCAGATGTCTCATCTGCTGTCGTTCATCAG AATCTGCGACCGGACATCCCGCGCTGCTGCCCAAGCGCGATGGCGAACATCATGCGGAAATGCTGGGACGCGAACCCGGATAAGCGGCCCGACATGGATGAGGTGGTGCGGCTCTTGGAGGCTCTGGACACTAGCAAGGGTGGCGGCATGATACCGGAAGGCCAGGCAGGCGGGTGCTTGTGCTTCTTCAGAGCCCGTGGCCCCTAG
- the LOC133906253 gene encoding protein tesmin/TSO1-like CXC 2: MDTPDRPRAAAGFEDSPVFNFINNLSPIPPPKPSDSAHNVQLFKSSDLAPVSSIFASPHVNPAKEPKLLIRDDSVQLAEETHSPNSVRTRIGTSSSIRLIRCRNIVSENCIISCQLNEATIDSSDNKSQSESKLPQSIKNGVDSVESGKNQCADVKTDLTISQECTDLEGIILDQSGPDKMDSLHSGKDVRENQLSEQDKGKLAAYNGDYMITHQSCSDMLTLAVPFEAETQLVNDTLKSDNSYSCKSLMNGESSGCYIQNSVHEPHLYWAGAVEGAAVDYTPQLLPGAMQSQWMPNDQICNEHDEPSDYMPTEQNALPQHLRGMRRRSLFNEKAEITNKSANKASDRHSVSSTTPKGKTISGDNNSKPMRTPPCALPGIGLHLNALATIPKDKIVPQDTQSTINQSSNLPCTVGSSPPQSEQNIINDDFAQTTNVASAEDSDQGGPKKKRHKFDNTDGTSCKRCSCKKSKCLKLYCECFAAGVYCSEPCSCQGCLNNQSHMETVLSTREQIESRNPLAFAPKVIHTSEPGHEIGDYSNKTPASARHKRGCNCKKSSCLKKYCECFQGGVGCSMSCRCEGCKNAFGRREGVAMLSIEEAKQPLEEKNAGVKEEKCENDKHLVIYQGTDPAPAENVLTTPIVVDCRPLAALPPPSSKNKKPRSSTKLTGHSSWLCNHQAPQKSDIQLSPFESCPEMVIGTNTSDILKGNSSPQTSIKVVSPNKKRISPPRIGTGLSPICKSGRKLILKSIPSFPSLGGEVNNDDPKSKLPAP, translated from the exons ATGGACACGCCGGATAggccccgcgccgccgccgggttCGAG GACTCTCCTGTCTTTAATTTCATCAACAATCTCTCACCTATACCACCACCTAAACCTTCAGACTCAGCACATAATGTGCAGCTTTTCAAGTCATCGGACTTGGCACCTGTTTCTTCAATCTTTGCATCACCACATGTCAATCCAGCAAAGGAACCTAAACTTCTGATCAG GGATGATTCTGTTCAACTTGCTGAAGAAACACACTCGCCCAATAGTGTGAGAACTCGGATAGGAACCTCAAGCTCTATTAGATTGATTAGATGCAGAAACATTGTTTCAGAGAATTGTATTATCTCTTGTCAACTAAATGAGGCTACTATTGATTCTTCAGATAATAAATCACAATCTGAAAGTAAATTGCCTCAGTCCATCAAGAATGGTGTTGACAGTGTGGAAAGTGGCAAGAATCAATGTGCTGATGTTAAAACAGACCTTACTATATCCCAGGAGTGTACAGACCTAGAAGGCATTATCCTTGATCAGAGTGGCCCAGACAAAATGGACTCATTACATTCTGGGAAAGATGTTCGTGAAAACCAGCTATCTGAACAAGATAAGGGTAAACTCGCAGCATATAATGGGGATTACATGATTACACACCAATCATGTAGTGATATGCTGACATTAGCTGTGCCATTTGAGGCGGAAACACAGTTAGTGAATGATACACTGAAAAGTGATAATTCCTACTCTTGTAAATCCTTGATGAATGGCGAGTCAAGTGGCTGTTACATCCAAAATTCTGTGCATGAGCCTCATCTTTACTGGGCTGGAGCAGTTGAAGGGGCTGCAGTAGATTATACTCCCCAATTGCTCCCTGGTGCTATGCAAAGTCAGTGGATGCCAAATGATCAGATTTGTAACGAGCACGATGAGCCCAGTGATTACATGCCAACCGAGCAAAAT GCCTTGCCACAGCATTTACGTGGCATGCGTAGGCGCAGCCTTTTCAACGAAAAGGCTGAGATTACTAATAAAAGTGCAAATAAAGCTTCAGATCGTCATTCAGTAAGTTCAACAACCCCCAAAGGCAAAACTATTTCTGGTGACAACAATTCAAAGCCTATGAGAACCCCTCCATGTGCATTGCCTGGTATTGGCTTGCATTTGAATGCCCTTGCCACAATACCAAAAGACAAAATAGTCCCTCAAGACACTCAATCTACTATAAATCAATCCAGCAACTTACCATGCACTGTTGGATCTTCTCCACCGCAATctgaacaaaatattataaatGACGATTTCGCTCAAACAACGAATGTCGCAAGTGCTGAAGATTCTGATCAGGGTGGTCCCAAGAAGAAAAG GCACAAGTTTGACAATACTGATGGCACTTCGTGCAAGCGTTGTAGCTGTAAGAAGTCAAAATGCTTGAAACT TTACTGTGAGTGTTTTGCGGCTGGGGTCTATTGTTCGGAGCCTTGTTCATGTCAAGGCTGTCTGAATAACCAGAGTCATATGGAAACAGTTCTATCTACTCGAGAGCAGATTGAATCTCGCAATCCATTAGCATTTGCTCCTAAAGTAATTCACACATCTGAGCCGGGCCATGAAATAGGG GACTACTCCAACAAAACTCCTGCTTCAGCTCGTCACAAAAGAGGCTGCAACTGCAAGAAGTCGTCGTGTCTAAAAAAATACTGTGAATGTTTTCAG GGTGGTGTGGGATGCTCCATGAGTTGCAGATGCGAGGGCTGTAAGAATGCTTTTGGAAGAAGGGAGG GAGTTGCTATGCTAAGCATAGAGGAAGCTAAGCAGCCATTAGAAGAAAAGAATGCGGGTgtgaaagaagaaaaatgtgAAAACGATAAACATCTTGTTATCTATCAAGGTACTGATCCTGCTCCAGCGGAAAATGTACTGACAACGCCAATTGTGGTGGACTGCAG ACCCTTGGCTGCTCTTCCACCCCCAAGttccaagaacaagaagccacGATCTTCGACAAAACTCACTGGACATTCTTCTTGGCTGTGCAATCACCAAGCTCCTCAGAAGTCTGACATTCAGCTCTCCCCATTCGAAAGCTGTCCAGAAATGGTTATTGGGACTAACACGTCAGATATCCTGAAAGGGAATTCATCTCCTCAAACTTCTATCAAGGTTGTGTCGCCTAATAAGAAGAGAATCTCTCCCCCGCGGATCGGTACCGGATTGTCTCCAATCTGTAAGAGTGGCAGGAAGTTGATCCTCAAGTCCATCCCTTCTTTCCCTTCTCTCGGTGGTGAAGTAAACAATGATGATCCAAAGAGCAAGTTGCCAGCCCCCTGA